The DNA window TTCTCCCCTCCCGCCGGCTGCAGGCAGAGCCAGCAGAAGTGGTGGCCGCAGGGCGGCGAGCAGCGCATGTGGTTGCAGCCCTGGTTCTTCTCGATGGGCCGCGCGCACTTGGGGCACGCCTTGGTGTGCGCCACCACCCAGTTGGCCGTCTCCGCTGAGTCGGAGCTGTTCTTGACCAGCCACGCGCGCACCGTGCCGCACGACACCGGCCGGTGTGCCTCCTCGCCGCACGCCCAGCAGACCCCGTGCCCGCAGTCGCAGAACACGTCCGCGTCCGCCGCCGCGTCGCCGCCTAGGAACTCCAGGGCGCGGGCGCACCCGGGGCTGCCGCACCACCGCACCTTCCCGCCGCTCTCCTCCACGAACGACCGGAGCCAAAACCGCGCGTACCGGGCCCCATCGTCCGCGCTCCCCGCCGACTCCGCCGCCAGCACGTCGTCGACGAGCTCCCGGACGACAGGAGCAGAGCAGGACGGGTCCGGGCACCGCAGCGACAGGCACCGCGGGCCGTCGCCCACCGCGGCGCGGACGTACCCGCGCCAGCACCCGTCGCAGTAGTAGTGGGAGCACCCCGCCGACGCCGTCCGCCCCGCGGGGTGCTCGTCGAAGCAGATGCCGCAGACGCCCGGCCCCGCGCGGCGCGCCGCGGGGACGAGCTGGTCTGGGGGCAGGCCGACGGCGCCGCGCACGCGCGGGTCGTCCGTGAACCACTCCTCCTGGACCCGCCCGACGCGCCACTTGAAGTGGCGCAGCAGGACGGCCGCGAAGCCCGGCGGGATGGACAGCACCTCGGCGACCTTGGCCGTGTCCGCTTCTTGCCGCGCGCGGATGTCCTCCTCGGTTAGAACGACGTACCTCTGCTCCGTGGCGCACGCCGCCGCGGCGTCGTCCTGTGCCTGCTCGGCTCCTTCTTCACCGTCGTCGTACTCGTAGATGTAATCCTCCTCGCCGGGGCCATCGTCGTACTCGTACATGTAATCCTCCTCGCCGGCGCCGGTGCCATCGCCGCTCTCTCCGTCGCGGCGGCGGCCGGAGCTAGGGGCGCCTTCGCATATCTTTCTGTGGCGGATCGTCTCGCCcttgtcgtcgtcatcgtcgtccgcgaagatgctggcgtttcGGGACCTCTTGTTGCAGCCGCCGTCGCCGTGGCGGTCGCTGCCCATGCCGCGCCGCCGGGCGGAGATTTCTTGGGTGGGGGCTTTTGGACTAACCGCGTTCCGTTGGCATGTAGCGGTATCGTAGTAGTTCCTCAGGTTTTTTTCCGACGCGCTTTGGCTTTCCTAGGAATTGGTTTTATAATGTAAAAA is part of the Miscanthus floridulus cultivar M001 chromosome 9, ASM1932011v1, whole genome shotgun sequence genome and encodes:
- the LOC136484277 gene encoding probable E3 ubiquitin-protein ligase ARI7, with amino-acid sequence MGSDRHGDGGCNKRSRNASIFADDDDDDKGETIRHRKICEGAPSSGRRRDGESGDGTGAGEEDYMYEYDDGPGEEDYIYEYDDGEEGAEQAQDDAAAACATEQRYVVLTEEDIRARQEADTAKVAEVLSIPPGFAAVLLRHFKWRVGRVQEEWFTDDPRVRGAVGLPPDQLVPAARRAGPGVCGICFDEHPAGRTASAGCSHYYCDGCWRGYVRAAVGDGPRCLSLRCPDPSCSAPVVRELVDDVLAAESAGSADDGARYARFWLRSFVEESGGKVRWCGSPGCARALEFLGGDAAADADVFCDCGHGVCWACGEEAHRPVSCGTVRAWLVKNSSDSAETANWVVAHTKACPKCARPIEKNQGCNHMRCSPPCGHHFCWLCLQPAGGENHYACNDSRPRRSGADADDDMAAAAASTATAEEERLKRRRARASLERYLYHYERWASNRAALESVARDTAALERGELERMAKAADVPATELGFVAEAYRQVADGRRVLRWAHAYGYFLDPERDAAKRGLFDDLQNQANRWLECLHAAAELERKDLFGTGGGKQEAAAVVAAEAFRAYRQKVANLTGVTRKFLGNLVRAFETDLPEVVVVNPAK